The following coding sequences lie in one Halomonas sp. 'Soap Lake #6' genomic window:
- the leuB gene encoding 3-isopropylmalate dehydrogenase → MTHKVLLLPGDGIGPEIAAQAARLLTACQEAGLDIEVEEGLVGGSAYDVHGEPLPAETLDKAKAASAILLGAVGGPKWDKLEDLSKRPEKGLLGLRKNLGLFGNLRPAMLYPQLASASSLKPELVAGLDIMIVRELTGGIYFGQPRGIEVRNGERVGFNTYIYSESEIERIGRVAFEMAQKRGKKLCSVDKANVLEVTILWREVMDRLAPEYPDVELSHMYVDNAAMQLVRAPKQFDVMVTGNMFGDILSDAAAMLTGSIGMLPSASLNESGQGMYEPCHGSAPDIAGQNIANPLAMMLSVAMMLRYSLNEAAMAERIEAAVGNVLDDGLRTADIASEGMRLVSTVEMGDAVLAAFAKQSCVK, encoded by the coding sequence ATGACTCATAAGGTATTACTGCTGCCGGGTGATGGCATCGGCCCGGAAATTGCGGCCCAGGCGGCGCGGTTACTGACAGCCTGCCAAGAAGCTGGTTTGGACATCGAGGTTGAAGAAGGCCTTGTGGGTGGCTCCGCCTACGATGTGCATGGTGAGCCGCTTCCAGCGGAAACACTGGATAAAGCCAAAGCAGCCAGCGCCATTTTGTTAGGCGCGGTGGGTGGCCCTAAGTGGGATAAGCTGGAAGACCTCTCCAAACGCCCTGAAAAAGGTCTGTTGGGGCTACGTAAGAATTTGGGTTTGTTCGGCAATCTTCGTCCAGCCATGCTCTACCCGCAGTTGGCTAGCGCCTCTAGCCTAAAGCCTGAGCTGGTCGCTGGGTTGGACATTATGATTGTTCGTGAGCTTACGGGAGGTATCTACTTCGGTCAGCCACGTGGCATCGAAGTGCGTAACGGCGAGAGAGTTGGCTTTAATACCTACATCTATTCCGAAAGTGAGATTGAGCGCATTGGCCGCGTGGCTTTTGAGATGGCTCAAAAACGCGGCAAGAAGCTCTGCTCGGTAGATAAAGCTAACGTACTGGAAGTGACCATTCTATGGCGCGAAGTTATGGATCGCCTAGCGCCGGAATATCCTGATGTCGAGCTTTCCCACATGTACGTGGATAACGCTGCCATGCAGTTGGTGCGTGCACCGAAGCAGTTTGATGTGATGGTGACGGGCAATATGTTTGGCGATATTCTTTCCGATGCTGCCGCCATGCTCACAGGCTCTATCGGTATGTTGCCTTCTGCATCGCTAAACGAGAGCGGGCAGGGCATGTACGAACCTTGTCACGGCAGCGCGCCAGATATCGCGGGGCAGAACATTGCCAACCCGCTGGCCATGATGCTTTCTGTGGCGATGATGCTGCGTTACTCGCTTAATGAAGCGGCGATGGCTGAGCGAATCGAAGCGGCTGTTGGCAACGTGTTGGATGATGGGCTGCGCACTGCAGATATCGCATCCGAAGGCATGCGCCTTGTTTCCACCGTGGAAATGGGCGATGCGGTACTAGCGGCATTTGCCAAGCAGTCATGCGTTAAGTAA